ATGTCTATCACCTCTTCCTACTATTCGGTCACAGGGAACTGCCGGAATGTATCCCAGCAATTATCAAgtaaataactgtttttttaaaaacaaaatcaaaacccAAGTAGACACATTAAAGGGTACAAATGTATCAACATTTTCTAATAATACCAATCCATCTTTTTGAAATACAATGATTATATTTTCTCCAATCACGACGCAGAAGTCTGTGAACTCCTTCCAGCTTTAACACACTAGACATGTTTCACCGGAAGAAACAACTTCTTGAGGTGTTTTGAAATTTCTTTCATCTTCAGTCCATATATCATTGGATTAAAAAGAGGATGATACACTATTAATTGTAAAGACATTATGAATCGTAAAAGCTTTGGAAAGTCAGATTCCAGGTGAGCTGCAATGACATCGTACGCACACAAACAGGAAAAGTTGATTAAGACAATTATGTGAGGCAAACAGGTTTGTGCTGCTTTTTTCCTCACCTCTCGACTACTTCTGTAAGATATTATGAATATCCTGGTGTAAGTGAAAACTATGAAAAGCACAGGAAGAATGGCAACATTTAGCAAAATCACTAAATCATGAATGACTTTGGTTCTTGTGACAACACACTGTAATTTGTAAACTGTATTGTTGCAAAAAAATCCTTTCAAAATGAAGTAACAAAGTTTTTTATTAGCACTCAGACCAACTGGCACTGCAACCTGAGATGCAGGCAGAAACCAAGCCAAGATTAAAAGAATACTGACAGTAGTTTTAGTCATGATAGTTTGATATTGGAGAGGTTTACATATAGAAACAAATCTGTCATAGGCCATGGCTGCCAACAATAAAAACTCTGAACCGCCAAATGAGTAAAACATATGAAACTGTAAGAGACAAGCTGAATATGTTATGACCTGTTTTTCGGATAAAATGTCAATCAAAAGTTTTGGATAGATAACAGTGCTCAAAAGAACTGAGTTGATTAACACAGCTGCAATGAAGATGTACATAGGCTCATGGAGGCTTTGCTGAATCCAAATCAAGTACACAATAATACAATTACTGACGATTATTAGAAGGTATAGTGCAAGAATGATTGCAAAATAAAGAAACCTGTTTTCGCCCGCCTCCACATGTCCACCAAGTGTTACATAAGTTACATTTAATTCGTCATCCATTTAGGCTGCCTATTGAGCTCAAAGGAAGGAGCAAGTTTATCATATATGGTTAAATAAGAACCTGTAGCCCTTCGTGTGAGTCAGATTACAATGCTCTCTATGGACTTCATTAGAACTTTACCAAGATGTAAACAACTTTTTAACCCCTTATGCTTTGCCAAAAACTTTGGGAGACACAAAGTCAGtactgaaaaacaaaatcacaaaGTAATTCAGGATTGTTGACAGGCttcacaaacacgcacgcacgcacgcacgcacgcacgcacgcacgcgcgcgcgcacgcacgcacgcacgcgcacaaacagacacaccagaatcagaatcaacttTAGAATTAGAATCTCTAATTAGAATTAGAGAGTTAGAACATGTCAGACAGGGAAGTCTGTAAAATAACTTTTTCTCTGCCGAAACTGTCAGAAAAGGTAAGTACTCGGATCCTtgtctgaacaaaagaaaaccacaaagctatcaatctgaagacataatgaacacaatactATGAGAGGCCATTTAGGAAATAATTCATATTTGCTCTCACATGTTACATCATACTCTCTTACAAACACTAGTATAGTCACGCACACATACTGTCATACTctcacacatatactagtatagtcacccACACTTACTattatagtcacacacacacttactatcatactctctcacaaacattagtatactcacacacacttactactatagtcacacacacttactatcatACTCTCCCATATACAGtacactagtatagtcacacacacttaataCTATTGTCACACACACTAACTATTATActctctcacatatactagtatagtcacacacatttactatcatactctctcacatatactagtatagtcacacacacaatcaTACTCTCACAAAtacactagtatagtcacacacacttactatcatactctctcacatacactagtatagtcacacacacttaatactatagtcacacacacttaatactatagtcacacactcttactatcatactctcacacatatactagtatagtcacacacacttactatcatactctctcacataCACTAGTATAGCCACACACACTTaatactatagtcacacacacttactatcatactctctTACACGCTATTATGGATGGAGCAACATGATAGTGAATGTATGAGAGAATAATATGTGACGTGTGCAAGTATAgtagtatgtgtgtgagagtttgATTGAAACGGAAGTCAACTTGAATTTCCAGTTTCTGATTGGCTCATCACGGGTGTAGGTACCGAATGTGTCTCTCCAGCGGGATCTCAAGGACAAGGTTAACATGTGAAAATGGTCGACCGGGACCGTGTCAATGTGGCAAATTGacttttaaataacattttaacccGTTCAGATGTGATAACCACAATGTCGGAAATTTTAAACCGCAATCAACAGCCCTGAGGTAGCGCTGTGGTTATTAGATGTATACTGTACTTTACAATTGTTGTGCCACAGCGGAGCTttagctgatcagttatcgaaggctaataataattttattaataattattaataattaataaagtcgactatttatcaaattgaattatcaaaatgataataattatcatatggggcaccaccccggggccttaatccagggaaaaatgataacttaacagcagaaaatcagtctcagatgatTAAGGTttaagtatagtataatataattgaagggtgagattCGAGCAACTGACTCTGTCAAACAATCAGATGTGACTAAAATtgcatgaaacaacaacaaccactcattaaaaatcaatcagaatttatttacatacgggtatcaaagcaaatgtaaataaatacccaaataaatcttgatggcacactacatcattataaaaccattaattaaccagaaaacatcaatagaaatgaaatgaaacttaaatgcatggaatgaaaaagaaatcaaagcaataataaagatgataaagaacatctacagttcaaaatgtggctgcagtgtttaaagatggcggggcttctgtggtatttaaagatggcccAGCCCTGACCACGCCACGTTTTAATTAGGCCGGATGGCAAAAGCGGGCGTTTCAAACGCGAATGACTAGCAGAGAACAAcaactaccaaataatcaaacacgataatgataacaatgatgatgatgcaatctcagctctgaacacagatttagctctgaaacgCTCCAAGTTAAACTAATACACTCAGgcctcaaaacctcacgcctcctgaGTCTCCGGGTGctgatcaggggttcctgccgggtctttggtcggagtcctCAATCCAAGAGGtctcccgcctctcccgctcctcctcccgacTCTGGAATCAAAAGGGGACCGGGGTGCAGCGAGGCAGCAGCCGGCGCTCCtccccggtccggaggctatcacgtcaTCTCGGGTGCGCGCGGAATCGGTCCACTACTGGCACGTGCGGGTTACCGTCGGGCTgatgagcgcgtggccccggaaGGGGCGGCGGGATGCGTTGCGGTCTGATCTGGGCAGGCTgaccggaggatccttccaagAGAAACTCAGAACGGAGAAAGAAGTTAGGAAAGAGGAAACAGGGTCTCACCCTAGATCCGggccgagcttcgaagcggctccccccccctttccagctcccagggaccggggacacgtgaggtgggagccggagctccGGATGAAAGTTGAGGCCAAGAGTTAATGGGAGCCGGAGCTCCGGGGATCGCGGCTCCGCAGACCGCAGCTTCAACGGGCGGGCCCCGCAGGCCCGGTCCGTTGCGGGCCttccgcctccccccagccgggggagaaaggagatgggatcttggcccggagccaaagatccagctgttccaggacgagatgttgtggggaagagagagaaaaaggggcA
This DNA window, taken from Cololabis saira isolate AMF1-May2022 chromosome 6, fColSai1.1, whole genome shotgun sequence, encodes the following:
- the LOC133445552 gene encoding olfactory receptor 1-like → MDDELNVTYVTLGGHVEAGENRFLYFAIILALYLLIIVSNCIIVYLIWIQQSLHEPMYIFIAAVLINSVLLSTVIYPKLLIDILSEKQVITYSACLLQFHMFYSFGGSEFLLLAAMAYDRFVSICKPLQYQTIMTKTTVSILLILAWFLPASQVAVPVGLSANKKLCYFILKGFFCNNTVYKLQCVVTRTKVIHDLVILLNVAILPVLFIVFTYTRIFIISYRSSREVRKKAAQTCLPHIIVLINFSCLCAYDVIAAHLESDFPKLLRFIMSLQLIVYHPLFNPMIYGLKMKEISKHLKKLFLPVKHV